Proteins encoded by one window of Candidatus Bathyarchaeota archaeon:
- the thrC gene encoding threonine synthase, protein MVHQECINCKIVYDIDEIIYFCKKCGDILEIKFDDNELAENLKNSEWKKTPLSVWRYRNFMPIHETTKLVTLNEGGTGLHRSPRLAEEIGLKDLYVKNEGENPTGSFKDRGMTVGVTKAVELGARHVICASTGNTSASLAAYAARAGIKCTVLIPSGKIAYGKLSQAMIHGAKVLQVRGNFDQALEFVLKLAEKHKSIYLLNSINPFRIEGQKSLGYEICEQLNNQAPDRIIIPVGNAGNISAVWKGLTEFYKLGFIKKLPKMTGIQAAGSAPIAQAIKANSDKIVPVEHPETIATAIRIGAPVSWKKAVNAIRESGGTAETVTDEEILEAQKTLARIEGIFVEPASASSIAGLKKLVKNGVIAKDERVVCITTGHGLKDPDTAIKQCEKPLEVDAEISAIENALGLKERVTLLAR, encoded by the coding sequence GTGGTACATCAAGAATGCATAAACTGCAAAATAGTCTACGATATAGATGAGATTATTTACTTCTGCAAGAAATGCGGAGATATCTTAGAAATAAAATTCGACGATAACGAACTAGCCGAAAACCTCAAGAATAGCGAGTGGAAGAAGACTCCGCTTTCAGTTTGGCGGTACCGCAACTTTATGCCTATTCATGAAACTACAAAGTTAGTAACTTTAAATGAGGGCGGCACAGGGCTCCACCGCTCACCGCGGCTAGCCGAAGAAATAGGACTAAAAGACCTGTACGTTAAAAATGAGGGAGAAAATCCAACAGGCAGCTTCAAAGACAGAGGCATGACCGTTGGCGTCACAAAAGCCGTGGAACTCGGCGCGAGGCACGTTATTTGTGCTTCAACAGGTAACACCTCAGCAAGCTTAGCTGCTTACGCCGCCAGAGCTGGAATAAAGTGCACTGTACTGATTCCTTCAGGCAAAATCGCCTACGGTAAGCTCTCGCAAGCCATGATTCACGGAGCTAAAGTTCTGCAAGTCCGCGGCAACTTTGACCAAGCCCTAGAGTTCGTCTTAAAACTTGCCGAGAAGCACAAGAGCATTTACCTGTTAAACTCAATTAACCCCTTCCGCATCGAAGGGCAAAAATCGCTGGGCTACGAAATCTGCGAGCAACTAAACAACCAAGCCCCAGACCGTATCATCATTCCAGTGGGCAACGCAGGAAACATCAGCGCCGTCTGGAAAGGCTTAACCGAATTCTACAAGCTTGGGTTCATCAAGAAACTGCCCAAAATGACAGGCATCCAAGCGGCAGGTTCAGCCCCAATCGCACAGGCAATCAAAGCCAACAGCGATAAAATCGTCCCAGTTGAACACCCAGAAACCATCGCTACCGCCATCCGCATCGGTGCACCTGTAAGCTGGAAGAAAGCCGTAAACGCAATCCGTGAATCAGGCGGAACCGCAGAAACGGTTACGGACGAGGAAATCTTGGAAGCACAAAAAACTCTTGCCCGAATCGAAGGCATCTTTGTAGAACCAGCAAGCGCATCCTCAATTGCAGGACTAAAGAAACTGGTCAAAAACGGCGTGATAGCCAAGGATGAGAGGGTTGTCTGCATCACAACAGGGCACGGACTAAAAGACCCCGATACAGCAATTAAGCAATGCGAAAAGCCGCTGGAAGTGGACGCGGAGATTTCAGCTATAGAAAATGCTTTAGGTTTAAAAGAAAGAGTAACACTGCTGGCACGGTGA
- a CDS encoding homoserine dehydrogenase, with amino-acid sequence MRIILVGYGVVGKGVSTILARRYAEQVKDYGFNPKIVAISDIDGAVINPRGLSPEKLETIKQRGYPISADPDFGRPGMSALDVIESVEAEVVVEVTPVNIKNAEPALSHITKAFKTGKHVVTTNKGPLALAMPALTELAEFNNVYLRFSGTVGGGTPMLEFAKRCLAGDKILAIKGILNGTTNYILTEMSQNRVSFQEALANAQKLGYAEREPSMDIDGFDTACKVVILANWILNKKVTLKDVDRTGIRDVTLQALDEAAKRGNTIKLIGSIDGDVPTVKPTEIPKNNPLCVSGVLNAITFFTEFAGEQTLVGRGAGGIETASAVLRDLLDIRHKLATKLLR; translated from the coding sequence ATGAGAATCATACTGGTCGGTTATGGCGTAGTCGGAAAAGGCGTAAGCACCATCCTTGCCCGCCGATACGCTGAGCAGGTTAAGGATTACGGGTTTAACCCAAAAATCGTCGCCATCTCCGACATAGACGGAGCAGTCATAAACCCACGGGGATTGAGTCCTGAAAAGCTGGAAACCATCAAACAACGCGGGTACCCAATCTCTGCTGACCCTGATTTTGGTCGCCCAGGCATGTCAGCGCTGGACGTTATTGAATCGGTTGAGGCAGAAGTAGTCGTAGAAGTCACGCCCGTCAACATAAAGAACGCTGAGCCCGCGCTGTCGCATATTACTAAAGCTTTCAAAACAGGCAAACATGTAGTCACAACCAACAAAGGACCATTAGCCTTAGCCATGCCAGCCCTCACAGAACTGGCGGAGTTCAACAATGTTTACTTGCGGTTCAGCGGCACAGTCGGCGGCGGCACACCCATGCTAGAGTTCGCCAAACGATGCCTCGCAGGAGACAAAATCTTAGCCATCAAAGGCATACTAAACGGCACAACAAACTACATCCTAACCGAGATGTCGCAGAACCGCGTTTCCTTCCAAGAGGCATTGGCAAACGCGCAGAAGCTTGGCTACGCCGAGCGCGAGCCCTCAATGGACATTGACGGGTTTGACACTGCCTGCAAAGTAGTCATACTGGCAAACTGGATACTCAACAAGAAAGTTACCCTAAAAGACGTGGACAGAACAGGCATCCGCGACGTAACCCTGCAAGCGCTTGATGAAGCCGCAAAAAGAGGCAACACAATCAAACTAATAGGCTCCATAGACGGCGACGTGCCAACCGTGAAGCCGACGGAGATTCCGAAAAACAATCCTTTATGCGTCAGCGGAGTGTTAAACGCAATAACCTTCTTTACCGAGTTTGCAGGAGAACAAACTCTTGTAGGCAGAGGCGCGGGAGGCATTGAGACTGCCAGTGCAGTTTTAAGAGACCTCTTAGACATTAGACATAAGTTAGCAACTAAACTACTAAGATAA
- a CDS encoding aspartate kinase: MKKIVMKFGGTSVGTGENIRHVADLVTQNAKKYKVAVVVSALAGVTNNLIENACQAKKSNEKNIQAFTKQLLDKHLTAIKTAIKSKQIQKEVTQITEKTIAELEKVLTGICYVGELTPKSKDYVLSFGERLSAPIVWGALKDHGLETQWLTGKEAGIVTDSNFGDADPLMNFTTHLIQERLAPLLEKGIVPVITGFIAANQDGIVTTIGRGGSDYTATIIGVALKVDEVWIWTDVDGIMTTDPKIVPEAKMLTQLSYQEAAEMAIFGAKAMHPRALGPVIKENIPVRIYNVFHPEAQGTLITKDPIEAKEVVKAVAMIKDVAMINVNGAGMVGAPGSYAKVLDVLGKNNINVMMISTAASEANISMIIKRGLLGRAISNLEIALLERGGVVSEVTAEDDVVVIAVMGAHMKGTLGVASRIFSVVAKKGINIRMIAQGSSELNISFVVKEKDGAAVVRAIHEEFNLDKI, encoded by the coding sequence ATGAAGAAAATTGTGATGAAGTTTGGTGGAACAAGCGTAGGCACAGGCGAAAACATTCGCCACGTTGCAGACCTAGTTACCCAAAACGCTAAAAAATACAAAGTAGCAGTTGTTGTTTCAGCGCTCGCAGGAGTCACAAACAATCTCATCGAAAACGCTTGTCAAGCAAAAAAAAGCAACGAGAAAAACATCCAAGCATTCACAAAACAACTGCTGGATAAGCACTTAACAGCGATTAAAACAGCCATCAAAAGCAAACAAATTCAAAAAGAAGTAACCCAGATAACAGAGAAAACCATTGCTGAACTCGAAAAGGTGTTAACAGGCATCTGTTATGTTGGCGAATTGACACCTAAATCAAAAGATTATGTTCTCTCGTTTGGAGAGCGGTTGTCTGCACCCATCGTTTGGGGCGCCTTAAAAGACCACGGACTAGAGACCCAGTGGCTCACTGGAAAAGAAGCTGGCATCGTAACAGACTCAAACTTTGGCGACGCAGACCCCCTGATGAACTTCACCACGCACTTGATTCAAGAAAGATTAGCGCCGCTTTTGGAAAAAGGCATCGTGCCAGTAATCACAGGCTTCATAGCAGCAAACCAAGACGGCATAGTAACCACTATTGGTCGTGGTGGCTCAGACTATACTGCGACCATCATAGGCGTCGCGCTGAAAGTTGACGAAGTGTGGATTTGGACTGACGTAGACGGGATTATGACCACTGACCCCAAGATAGTGCCAGAGGCGAAGATGCTAACCCAACTCAGCTATCAAGAAGCTGCGGAAATGGCAATCTTCGGCGCCAAAGCCATGCATCCAAGAGCGCTAGGTCCAGTAATCAAAGAAAACATTCCAGTGCGAATATACAACGTGTTCCATCCTGAAGCACAAGGAACGCTGATAACGAAGGACCCGATTGAGGCAAAAGAAGTCGTCAAGGCAGTAGCCATGATAAAAGACGTCGCCATGATAAACGTAAACGGCGCAGGAATGGTGGGCGCGCCAGGCAGCTACGCCAAAGTCTTAGACGTTCTGGGCAAGAACAACATCAACGTCATGATGATATCCACAGCAGCATCAGAAGCCAACATATCAATGATAATCAAACGCGGACTCTTAGGACGAGCCATCAGCAACCTAGAAATTGCACTGCTGGAGCGCGGCGGAGTAGTCAGCGAAGTCACAGCAGAAGACGACGTGGTAGTCATCGCAGTTATGGGCGCGCACATGAAAGGCACCCTCGGCGTTGCCTCACGCATATTCTCAGTCGTTGCCAAGAAAGGGATAAACATTCGCATGATTGCTCAAGGTAGCTCAGAACTCAACATTTCGTTTGTTGTTAAAGAGAAAGACGGAGCAGCCGTAGTTAGAGCAATACATGAGGAATTTAACCTAGACAAAATATAA
- a CDS encoding N-6 DNA methylase: MDKAKALDEIKILVENYERVVNENRVKTYNEESTKKDFILPLFEALGWKVKDSREVSAEETISKKRVDYGFRINGIPKFFLEAKSLKEDLDAPKFVEQAINYSWLKACTWAILTNFETIRIFNAEWKTARLFDKHFRTIHCSEFVKRFDELWFLSRDSFVSNALDDEAEKLAKRTKRMRVDKQLWTDLSRFREMLSKSVTKLNQTKQLSHEDLDEAIQRVLDRLIFIRCCEDRELEPRILISNLRDWESKGRGQLIKSLREVFSSFKTIYNSEIFAPSECDELEIDNDSLHEIIQGLYYTKDEMGQYDFSAIDADILGNIYEQYLGHILRKTEKRATVKQNYRHRKQEGIYYTPTYIVDYIVESTVGELLKRKKVDVRKIRVLDPACGSGSFLIKAFDYLYSNYAKSDEGKQALLDFKTGIIFQMEVQILLNNIFGVDLDKQAVEIARLNILLRLAESGQRLPLLKQNIKLGNSLSSDQTVAGDRAFNWNEQFKDIMSQGGFDVVMGNPPYLDSEEMVRSQPELRKAYARTFETAKGNWDIFCIFLEKGISLLKDGGYLGMIVPNKLLSADYATAIRNYIKKYRVVSIRDYSNVPVFQASVYPVVIVIQKVPPKNNKLIAEVMEPYAGGVQIENRRDVNQKDLASVENTWSHIFGEAGEKVRDKVLANSERLGNIADVSGAASVSEAYAIKPLITELRGQRSYFKFINTGTVDRYSCLWSIFKTAYIKTRYNQPIITKNDLYKFSKSRYEQAQATKIVIGGMNKRIEAYLDDGNCFAGKSTGIVLNAKINPKILLALLNSKLMTFYYKNVFKTLSLAGGFMRIGSPQIKKLPIRNVPSDVEPRLIQLVDRIIALNQRLNMIYFKKTEEHYFVEEEIRKTDAKIDELVYLIYGITEPEKKIIEKNVQV; encoded by the coding sequence ATGGACAAAGCAAAGGCTCTAGATGAAATCAAAATTTTAGTTGAAAACTATGAGCGAGTTGTAAATGAAAACAGGGTAAAAACCTACAATGAAGAATCGACAAAGAAGGATTTTATCCTACCATTGTTTGAGGCTCTGGGTTGGAAAGTCAAGGATTCGAGAGAGGTTTCGGCTGAAGAAACAATATCTAAGAAAAGAGTTGATTATGGTTTTAGGATTAATGGCATACCCAAGTTTTTCTTAGAGGCAAAATCATTAAAAGAGGACTTGGATGCCCCTAAATTTGTGGAGCAAGCAATTAACTATTCTTGGCTTAAAGCCTGCACTTGGGCTATTTTAACAAATTTTGAGACTATACGAATTTTTAACGCTGAATGGAAAACAGCGCGTCTTTTTGATAAACATTTTCGAACAATCCATTGCTCTGAGTTTGTAAAAAGATTTGATGAATTATGGTTTCTTTCAAGGGACAGTTTCGTATCAAACGCTTTGGATGATGAAGCTGAAAAGTTAGCTAAACGAACTAAAAGGATGCGTGTTGACAAACAGTTATGGACAGACTTATCACGGTTTAGAGAGATGCTTTCAAAGAGTGTAACTAAGCTTAATCAGACAAAACAACTCAGTCACGAAGATTTGGATGAAGCCATTCAGAGAGTATTGGACAGACTGATTTTCATACGATGCTGTGAGGATAGGGAACTAGAGCCAAGAATTTTGATTTCAAATCTTAGAGACTGGGAAAGCAAAGGTAGAGGACAATTAATAAAAAGTTTGCGAGAAGTTTTCAGTTCCTTCAAAACAATATATAACAGCGAAATCTTTGCTCCCTCAGAATGTGACGAACTAGAAATTGACAATGATAGCCTTCATGAAATTATTCAAGGATTGTATTACACCAAGGATGAGATGGGGCAATATGATTTTTCTGCTATTGACGCTGACATTTTAGGCAATATTTACGAGCAATATCTTGGGCATATCCTAAGAAAAACCGAAAAGAGAGCCACAGTAAAGCAGAACTACAGGCATCGAAAGCAAGAAGGAATCTATTATACACCTACCTACATTGTAGATTATATTGTGGAAAGCACTGTAGGAGAACTTCTCAAAAGAAAGAAGGTGGATGTTCGAAAAATCCGTGTGTTAGACCCTGCTTGTGGTTCAGGTAGTTTTCTGATTAAGGCTTTTGATTATCTTTATAGTAATTACGCAAAAAGTGACGAAGGAAAACAGGCATTATTAGATTTTAAAACGGGCATCATATTTCAGATGGAAGTTCAAATTCTTTTGAACAATATCTTTGGCGTGGATTTAGACAAACAGGCAGTTGAAATTGCAAGACTTAATATTCTGCTAAGACTCGCTGAAAGTGGTCAAAGACTACCGCTGCTGAAACAGAACATTAAACTTGGAAATTCATTAAGTAGCGACCAGACAGTAGCTGGCGACCGAGCATTCAATTGGAATGAACAGTTTAAGGATATAATGAGTCAAGGTGGCTTTGATGTAGTAATGGGAAACCCGCCATACTTAGACTCTGAAGAAATGGTGAGGTCACAACCAGAGCTCCGAAAAGCATATGCTCGTACTTTCGAAACGGCAAAAGGTAATTGGGATATTTTCTGTATCTTCTTGGAAAAAGGAATTAGCCTTCTTAAAGACGGTGGCTATTTGGGTATGATTGTTCCGAATAAGTTGCTGTCTGCCGACTACGCAACCGCAATCAGGAATTACATAAAAAAGTACAGAGTTGTTTCTATACGGGACTATTCAAACGTTCCAGTTTTCCAAGCAAGTGTTTATCCTGTGGTGATTGTTATTCAAAAAGTACCACCAAAAAACAACAAATTAATAGCAGAAGTAATGGAACCCTATGCGGGTGGAGTTCAAATTGAAAACCGTAGAGATGTTAATCAAAAAGACTTAGCTAGCGTTGAAAATACTTGGTCACATATTTTCGGTGAAGCAGGAGAAAAAGTCAGAGATAAGGTTCTAGCAAACTCCGAACGTCTGGGCAACATTGCTGACGTTTCAGGCGCTGCTTCAGTATCCGAAGCTTATGCAATAAAGCCACTAATAACTGAATTAAGGGGTCAACGGAGCTATTTCAAATTTATAAATACTGGGACTGTTGACCGCTACTCTTGCCTATGGTCTATTTTTAAGACTGCTTACATAAAAACAAGATACAACCAACCAATAATAACAAAAAATGACCTCTATAAGTTCTCCAAAAGCCGTTATGAACAAGCCCAAGCAACCAAAATCGTTATCGGTGGAATGAACAAGAGAATCGAGGCTTATCTCGACGATGGAAACTGCTTTGCAGGAAAATCTACAGGAATAGTGCTGAATGCTAAAATAAACCCGAAAATTCTTCTAGCACTCTTGAACAGTAAACTGATGACGTTCTATTACAAGAATGTTTTCAAAACCTTGTCCCTTGCAGGTGGTTTCATGAGAATAGGTTCTCCACAGATAAAAAAACTCCCGATTAGAAATGTTCCTTCCGATGTAGAACCGCGGCTAATTCAACTAGTCGATAGAATAATTGCCCTTAACCAACGATTAAACATGATATACTTCAAAAAAACAGAAGAACACTATTTTGTGGAAGAAGAAATACGTAAAACCGATGCCAAGATTGATGAATTGGTTTACCTGATATATGGAATAACTGAGCCAGAAAAGAAAATCATAGAAAAAAATGTTCAAGTTTAG
- a CDS encoding nucleotidyltransferase family protein encodes MKSLTDMKAQLEELKPILRKRFQVETIGIFGSYSRKEQKKNSDIDLLVTFVEPNDIDLVDFIEIKQFLERKLKMKVDLVTRSALKPLIRDRILEETIYV; translated from the coding sequence ATGAAGTCGCTAACAGACATGAAGGCTCAACTCGAAGAGCTAAAACCGATTCTTAGAAAAAGATTCCAAGTGGAAACCATTGGGATTTTTGGCTCTTACTCAAGAAAAGAACAGAAAAAGAACAGTGACATTGACCTCTTGGTTACTTTCGTTGAGCCAAACGATATTGACCTCGTAGATTTTATTGAAATCAAGCAGTTTTTAGAGCGCAAGCTAAAGATGAAAGTAGACTTGGTGACAAGAAGCGCGTTAAAGCCATTGATTCGAGATAGAATTCTTGAAGAGACGATTTACGTTTGA